TACCCTGGCCCCCACGTGTGTCCCGAGGAGGTCCCATGGCGAAGCCCTTCCGGTTCGGTGTCCAACTCTCGATGGCCGGCTCCCGCAAGGAGTGGCTCGAGCAGGTCCGCAAGGCGGAGGACCTCGGCTACTCCACGGTCTTCATGCCGGACCACTTCGGCAACCAGCTCGCCCCGGTGGTGGCGCTCATGTCGGCCGCCGAGAACTCGAACCTGCGGGTCGGCGCCCTCGTCTGGGACAACGACTACCGACACCCGGTCGTGTTCG
The sequence above is a segment of the Actinomycetota bacterium genome. Coding sequences within it:
- a CDS encoding LLM class flavin-dependent oxidoreductase yields the protein MAKPFRFGVQLSMAGSRKEWLEQVRKAEDLGYSTVFMPDHFGNQLAPVVALMSAAENSNLRVGALVWDNDYRHPVVFAKEAATLDLLSEGRLELGIGAGWMRSDYDQSGITYDPPKVRVDRFEEAVRIIKGLLSG